The genomic window ATCCCCGGCGCGGTCGAAGACGCTCTGGGCTCCCTCGGGCGAGCAGTAGGCGTCGGTGCGTCCGTGGACGACCAGCATCGGTGTGGGCGAGATGAACTCGGCCGCGGAGGCTGTGTCCAGGGTGATGAGCTCGCGGATGGACAGCGTGCTGATCCGGTTCTGCCAGTGGGGGCTCGCGCTGCGCTCCGTGCCGTAGTAGTCGTAAGGCTCCTGTCCGCCCATAACGGCCGGCTCGCCTTCGGGGGCCACGGCCGCCATGTACTCGACCTGCCCCGTGGCGTGCTGACGCTGTCCGACCTGAGCGAAGTTCGCGAGCTGCTGTCTGTATCCGTCCGGCCCCATCCCCTGCCGCATCTGGCGGGGGTCGTTGTAGCCCCCGGCGACGAGGACCACCGCCTTCACGCGTGGATCGAAGGCTGCGAACTTCAGCGCGTAGCCGCCGCCCAGGCAGATGCCTACAGCGCCGATGCGGTCGGGGTCCACCTCGGGCAGGGTCGCGAGGTGGCTGACCGCGTCGCGCAGGTCGTT from Actinomycetota bacterium includes these protein-coding regions:
- a CDS encoding alpha/beta hydrolase — its product is MTKRRVEFPSDGVRIVGDFRLPDGDGPHPALVFTGPFTGVKEQVVGNYAQRLTQAGFVTLAFDHRNFGESEGTPRQHEDPQGKLNDLRDAVSHLATLPEVDPDRIGAVGICLGGGYALKFAAFDPRVKAVVLVAGGYNDPRQMRQGMGPDGYRQQLANFAQVGQRQHATGQVEYMAAVAPEGEPAVMGGQEPYDYYGTERSASPHWQNRISTLSIRELITLDTASAAEFISPTPMLVVHGRTDAYCSPEGAQSVFDRAGDPKEIMWLNTSNHIDLYDVEQFVAPASARAADWFRTHL